A genomic segment from Phragmites australis chromosome 6, lpPhrAust1.1, whole genome shotgun sequence encodes:
- the LOC133921438 gene encoding dual specificity protein kinase YAK1 homolog isoform X2 yields the protein MEEPGREEDAAGPSWAPSKSTAFRAFAAAAGERTEASPSALGNGVAAHLSNLRAVRKRPFVARLTADIVRTFEKCNLEFKYSESLNPKSFLTNPAVAVHNDGLDNANSDLILYVNLELVDKKSSRRYVVQEMLGQGTFGQVAKCWDAKTNNYVAVKVIKNQPAFYQQAIMEVSLLSMLNDKFDPDDQHHIVRMLDFFLCQNHLCIAFEMLGHNLYELLKRNSLRGLQMKYVRTFSRQILDALVVMKDAGIIHCDLKPENILIAPTVKTAAGVKVIDFGSACIEGKTIYSYIQSRYYRSPEVLLGYPYTTAIDMWSFGCIVAELYIGLPLFPGASEYDVLCRMIEILGGQPPDDLLREAKNTGRFFKHVGSIYPGSEARNGPVSAYRILTEEEIEARESKKPKVGRWYFPRGRLDRLIFAYPWKNLSEENMPETEKADCLALVDFLRGLVEFDPNKRWSPLQASYHPFITGEAFIGPYEPVQETPIIPVGRAAVVDHNPGGGHLLGAGLSPQIGSINRCLRFDNALQPKMPFSYGSSCGSYGSYDFNSVNIYNSPMDPSGFNLRSQAGASFLGSSPDIRRRPHLSHGGGIQLSPGGLGPMSLGASPSQFTPPHSQMQIPTGANGKYGTSPARGGHGSSLGKAAAVGQYNRRRNQGYPPMSMPPHEHTSQLIQGHRDVINAARFDAYGRGNSGYLHNALPNSGHFSWRPQRGVGSGLPLDPSSSHGSFPPTNYNGFPTQHSNVPADTLASTSSIPDPADWDPNYSDESLLQEDHPLSAELSSLHLRDESGQTNRSSRLAPTQSHNIASSNPSLLNQRSGHLFHASSLGESTQPTGHVTFDGYNHANYSQQSFPSYLGQPFQQYNMTSSYIRPMRSHHSDQSVWTNYGLAEPQPTTMGDGMPWGGRADHSFAASRLPPSIARNDFGRIF from the exons ATGGAGGAGCCTGGGAGAGAGGAGGACGCCGCGGGGCCGTCGTGGGCGCCGAGCAAGTCCACGGCGTTCCGGGCGTTCGCTGCCGCGGCGGGGGAGCGGACGGAGGCGTCGCCATCCGCCCTGGGTAATGGGGTTGCCGCCCACTTAAGCAACCTCCGCGCCGTCAGGAAGAGGCCT TTTGTTGCAAGATTAACCGCAGACATTGTCCGAACTTTTGAAAAATGCAATCTTGAGTTTAAGTACTCAGAGTCACTAAACCCCAAGAGCTTTCTCACCAATCCTGCAGTTGCTGTTCACAATGATGGCCTTGACAATGCAAATTCTGACCTCATCTTGTATGTCAACTTGGAACTGGTCGATAAAAAGTCAAGCCGGAG GTACGTTGTCCAAGAAATGCTTGGCCAAGGTACCTTTGGGCAGGTTGCAAAATGCTGGGATGCAAAAACCAACAATTATGTTGCAGTGAAGGTTATAAAAAACCAGCCTGCCTTTTACCAGCAGGCTATCATGGAGGTCTCGCTGTTGAGCATG tTAAACGACAAATTTGATCCTGATGATCAACACCATATTGTCCGGATGCTGGATTTTTTTCTCTGCCAAAATCATTTGTGTATAGCCTTTGAAATGCTTGGTCACAACCT atatgaGCTGTTGAAAAGGAATAGCTTAAGAGGTTTGCAAATGAAATATGTCCGAACTTTCTCAAGACAG ATATTGGACGCATTGGTTGTCATGAAAGATGCTGGCATTATTCATTGTGATCTAAAACCGGAAAATATCCTCATAGCTCCAAC TGTAAAAACAGCAGCTGGAGTGAAAGTAATTGATTTTGGATCAGCGTGCATAGAGGGTAAAACCATTTATTCATATATTCAG AGCCGTTATTACAGGTCTCCAGAAGTACTTCTTGGTTATCC ATATACAACTGCCATTGATATGTGGTCATTCGGCTGCATCGTTGCTGAACTGTATATAGGGTTGCCTTTATTTCCTGGAGCGTCGGAATATGATGTCCTTTGCCGTATGATTGAGATTCTTGG TGGGCAACCACCGGATGATCTGCTACGGGAGGCGAAAAACACTGGGAGATTTTTTAAACATGTTGGAAGTATCTATCCTGGTAGTGAGGCACGGAATGGCCCTGTCAGTGCATACAGAATACTAACCGAAGAGGAGATCGAAGCA AGGGAGTCCAAGAAGCCAAAGGTAGGGAGATGGTATTTCCCTCGCGGAAGGCTTGACAGACTCATATTTGCATACCCTTGGAAGAATTTGAGTGAGGAAAACATGCCAG AGACAGAAAAGGCAGACTGCTTAGCATTGGTTGATTTCTTGAGAGGACTTGTTGAGTTTGATCCTAATAAGCGCTGGTCACCGTTGCAG GCTTCATACCATCCATTCATTACCGGTGAAGCCTTCATTGGTCCTTACGAGCCTGTCCAGGAGACCCCAATAATT CCTGTTGGTCGTGCTGCAGTAGTTGATCACAATCCAGGAGGAGGTCACTTGCTAGGTGCCGGTCTTTCTCCTCAG ATCGGAAGCATTAACAGATGCCTACGATTTGATAATGCTTTACAACCAAAGATGCCTTTTTCATATGGAAGCAGTTGTGGAAGCTATGGAAGCTATGATTTCAATAGTGTCAACATATATAATTCACCAATGGATCCTTCTGGGTTTAATTTACGTTCACAAGCTGGAGCATCATTTCTAGGATCTAGTCCGGATATTCGACGAAGACCTCATCTCTCACATGGTGGTGGCATTCAGTTAAGTCCTGGGGGTCTGGGGCCGATGTCTCTTGGGGCCAGTCCATCACAATTTACTCCACCACATTCCCAGATGCAAATCCCAACTGGTGCTAATGGAAAGTATGGTACGTCTCCAGCAAGAGGTGGTCATGGCTCCTCATTGGGAAAAGCTGCTGCTGTAGGACAATACAATAGAAGGAGGAATCAGGGTTATCCACCTATGTCAATGCCACCACATGAGCACACATCTCAACTGATCCAGGGACACCGAGATGTTATCAATGCTGCTCGCTTTGATGCATATGGTCGAGGAAATTCTGGCTACCTACACAATGCACTCCCTAATTCTGGTCATTTTAGTTGGAGACCGCAAAGAGGTGTTGGCAGTGGTTTACCTTTAGACCCTTCTTCTAGTCATGGCTCTTTTCCGCCCACCAATTACAATGGCTTTCCTACTCAACACTCCAATGTGCCAGCAGATACATTAGCCTCCACCTCGTCAATACCAGATCCAGCCGATTGGGATCCCAACTATAG TGATGAGTCACTCCTGCAAGAGGATCATCCACTGTCAGCTGAGTTAAGTAGTCTTCACCTGAGAGATGAAAGTGGTCAAACAAACAGATCTAGCAGATTGGCTCCTACCCAAAGTCATAATATTGCAAGTTCGAACCCTTCATTGTTGAATCAAAG AAGTGGACACCTGTTTCATGCATCATCACTCGGAGAGAGTACACAACCTACTGGTCATGTCACCTTTGATGGTTACAACCATGCAAATTATTCTCAGCAAAGTTTCCCAAGTTACCTTGGACAACCATTTCAGCAGTACAACATGACTTCCAGTTACATACGTCCGATGAGGTCCCACCACAGTGATCAGTCTGTCTGGACTAACTATGGCTTGGCAGAACCTCAACCCACTACTATGGGTGACGGAATGCCCTGGG GAGGGAGAGCTGATCACTCTTTTGCAGCAAGTAGACTGCCACCTTCCATTGCAAGAAATGATTTTGGGAGGATCTTTTAG
- the LOC133921438 gene encoding dual specificity protein kinase YAK1 homolog isoform X3, translated as MEEPGREEDAAGPSWAPSKSTAFRAFAAAAGERTEASPSALGNGVAAHLSNLRAVRKRPFVARLTADIVRTFEKCNLEFKYSESLNPKSFLTNPAVAVHNDGLDNANSDLILYVNLELVDKKSSRRYVVQEMLGQGTFGQVAKCWDAKTNNYVAVKVIKNQPAFYQQAIMEVSLLSMLNDKFDPDDQHHIVRMLDFFLCQNHLCIAFEMLGHNLYELLKRNSLRGLQMKYVRTFSRQILDALVVMKDAGIIHCDLKPENILIAPTVKTAAGVKVIDFGSACIEGKTIYSYIQSRYYRSPEVLLGYPYTTAIDMWSFGCIVAELYIGLPLFPGASEYDVLCRMIEILGGQPPDDLLREAKNTGRFFKHVGSIYPGSEARNGPVSAYRILTEEEIEARESKKPKVGRWYFPRGRLDRLIFAYPWKNLSEENMPETEKADCLALVDFLRGLVEFDPNKRWSPLQASYHPFITGEAFIGPYEPVQETPIIPVGRAAVVDHNPGGGHLLGAGLSPQVIGSINRCLRFDNALQPKMPFSYGSSCGSYGSYDFNSVNIYNSPMDPSGFNLRSQAGASFLGSSPDIRRRPHLSHGGGIQLSPGGLGPMSLGASPSQFTPPHSQMQIPTGANGKYGTSPARGGHGSSLGKAAAVGQYNRRRNQGYPPMSMPPHEHTSQLIQGHRDVINAARFDAYGRGNSGYLHNALPNSGHFSWRPQRGVGSGLPLDPSSSHGSFPPTNYNGFPTQHSNVPADTLASTSSIPDPADWDPNYSDESLLQEDHPLSAELSSLHLRDESGQTNRSSRLAPTQSHNIASSNPSLLNQSGHLFHASSLGESTQPTGHVTFDGYNHANYSQQSFPSYLGQPFQQYNMTSSYIRPMRSHHSDQSVWTNYGLAEPQPTTMGDGMPWGGRADHSFAASRLPPSIARNDFGRIF; from the exons ATGGAGGAGCCTGGGAGAGAGGAGGACGCCGCGGGGCCGTCGTGGGCGCCGAGCAAGTCCACGGCGTTCCGGGCGTTCGCTGCCGCGGCGGGGGAGCGGACGGAGGCGTCGCCATCCGCCCTGGGTAATGGGGTTGCCGCCCACTTAAGCAACCTCCGCGCCGTCAGGAAGAGGCCT TTTGTTGCAAGATTAACCGCAGACATTGTCCGAACTTTTGAAAAATGCAATCTTGAGTTTAAGTACTCAGAGTCACTAAACCCCAAGAGCTTTCTCACCAATCCTGCAGTTGCTGTTCACAATGATGGCCTTGACAATGCAAATTCTGACCTCATCTTGTATGTCAACTTGGAACTGGTCGATAAAAAGTCAAGCCGGAG GTACGTTGTCCAAGAAATGCTTGGCCAAGGTACCTTTGGGCAGGTTGCAAAATGCTGGGATGCAAAAACCAACAATTATGTTGCAGTGAAGGTTATAAAAAACCAGCCTGCCTTTTACCAGCAGGCTATCATGGAGGTCTCGCTGTTGAGCATG tTAAACGACAAATTTGATCCTGATGATCAACACCATATTGTCCGGATGCTGGATTTTTTTCTCTGCCAAAATCATTTGTGTATAGCCTTTGAAATGCTTGGTCACAACCT atatgaGCTGTTGAAAAGGAATAGCTTAAGAGGTTTGCAAATGAAATATGTCCGAACTTTCTCAAGACAG ATATTGGACGCATTGGTTGTCATGAAAGATGCTGGCATTATTCATTGTGATCTAAAACCGGAAAATATCCTCATAGCTCCAAC TGTAAAAACAGCAGCTGGAGTGAAAGTAATTGATTTTGGATCAGCGTGCATAGAGGGTAAAACCATTTATTCATATATTCAG AGCCGTTATTACAGGTCTCCAGAAGTACTTCTTGGTTATCC ATATACAACTGCCATTGATATGTGGTCATTCGGCTGCATCGTTGCTGAACTGTATATAGGGTTGCCTTTATTTCCTGGAGCGTCGGAATATGATGTCCTTTGCCGTATGATTGAGATTCTTGG TGGGCAACCACCGGATGATCTGCTACGGGAGGCGAAAAACACTGGGAGATTTTTTAAACATGTTGGAAGTATCTATCCTGGTAGTGAGGCACGGAATGGCCCTGTCAGTGCATACAGAATACTAACCGAAGAGGAGATCGAAGCA AGGGAGTCCAAGAAGCCAAAGGTAGGGAGATGGTATTTCCCTCGCGGAAGGCTTGACAGACTCATATTTGCATACCCTTGGAAGAATTTGAGTGAGGAAAACATGCCAG AGACAGAAAAGGCAGACTGCTTAGCATTGGTTGATTTCTTGAGAGGACTTGTTGAGTTTGATCCTAATAAGCGCTGGTCACCGTTGCAG GCTTCATACCATCCATTCATTACCGGTGAAGCCTTCATTGGTCCTTACGAGCCTGTCCAGGAGACCCCAATAATT CCTGTTGGTCGTGCTGCAGTAGTTGATCACAATCCAGGAGGAGGTCACTTGCTAGGTGCCGGTCTTTCTCCTCAGGTT ATCGGAAGCATTAACAGATGCCTACGATTTGATAATGCTTTACAACCAAAGATGCCTTTTTCATATGGAAGCAGTTGTGGAAGCTATGGAAGCTATGATTTCAATAGTGTCAACATATATAATTCACCAATGGATCCTTCTGGGTTTAATTTACGTTCACAAGCTGGAGCATCATTTCTAGGATCTAGTCCGGATATTCGACGAAGACCTCATCTCTCACATGGTGGTGGCATTCAGTTAAGTCCTGGGGGTCTGGGGCCGATGTCTCTTGGGGCCAGTCCATCACAATTTACTCCACCACATTCCCAGATGCAAATCCCAACTGGTGCTAATGGAAAGTATGGTACGTCTCCAGCAAGAGGTGGTCATGGCTCCTCATTGGGAAAAGCTGCTGCTGTAGGACAATACAATAGAAGGAGGAATCAGGGTTATCCACCTATGTCAATGCCACCACATGAGCACACATCTCAACTGATCCAGGGACACCGAGATGTTATCAATGCTGCTCGCTTTGATGCATATGGTCGAGGAAATTCTGGCTACCTACACAATGCACTCCCTAATTCTGGTCATTTTAGTTGGAGACCGCAAAGAGGTGTTGGCAGTGGTTTACCTTTAGACCCTTCTTCTAGTCATGGCTCTTTTCCGCCCACCAATTACAATGGCTTTCCTACTCAACACTCCAATGTGCCAGCAGATACATTAGCCTCCACCTCGTCAATACCAGATCCAGCCGATTGGGATCCCAACTATAG TGATGAGTCACTCCTGCAAGAGGATCATCCACTGTCAGCTGAGTTAAGTAGTCTTCACCTGAGAGATGAAAGTGGTCAAACAAACAGATCTAGCAGATTGGCTCCTACCCAAAGTCATAATATTGCAAGTTCGAACCCTTCATTGTTGAATCAAAG TGGACACCTGTTTCATGCATCATCACTCGGAGAGAGTACACAACCTACTGGTCATGTCACCTTTGATGGTTACAACCATGCAAATTATTCTCAGCAAAGTTTCCCAAGTTACCTTGGACAACCATTTCAGCAGTACAACATGACTTCCAGTTACATACGTCCGATGAGGTCCCACCACAGTGATCAGTCTGTCTGGACTAACTATGGCTTGGCAGAACCTCAACCCACTACTATGGGTGACGGAATGCCCTGGG GAGGGAGAGCTGATCACTCTTTTGCAGCAAGTAGACTGCCACCTTCCATTGCAAGAAATGATTTTGGGAGGATCTTTTAG
- the LOC133921438 gene encoding dual specificity protein kinase YAK1 homolog isoform X5 produces MEEPGREEDAAGPSWAPSKSTAFRAFAAAAGERTEASPSALGNGVAAHLSNLRAVRKRPFVARLTADIVRTFEKCNLEFKYSESLNPKSFLTNPAVAVHNDGLDNANSDLILYVNLELVDKKSSRRYVVQEMLGQGTFGQVAKCWDAKTNNYVAVKVIKNQPAFYQQAIMEVSLLSMILDALVVMKDAGIIHCDLKPENILIAPTVKTAAGVKVIDFGSACIEGKTIYSYIQSRYYRSPEVLLGYPYTTAIDMWSFGCIVAELYIGLPLFPGASEYDVLCRMIEILGGQPPDDLLREAKNTGRFFKHVGSIYPGSEARNGPVSAYRILTEEEIEARESKKPKVGRWYFPRGRLDRLIFAYPWKNLSEENMPETEKADCLALVDFLRGLVEFDPNKRWSPLQASYHPFITGEAFIGPYEPVQETPIIPVGRAAVVDHNPGGGHLLGAGLSPQVIGSINRCLRFDNALQPKMPFSYGSSCGSYGSYDFNSVNIYNSPMDPSGFNLRSQAGASFLGSSPDIRRRPHLSHGGGIQLSPGGLGPMSLGASPSQFTPPHSQMQIPTGANGKYGTSPARGGHGSSLGKAAAVGQYNRRRNQGYPPMSMPPHEHTSQLIQGHRDVINAARFDAYGRGNSGYLHNALPNSGHFSWRPQRGVGSGLPLDPSSSHGSFPPTNYNGFPTQHSNVPADTLASTSSIPDPADWDPNYSDESLLQEDHPLSAELSSLHLRDESGQTNRSSRLAPTQSHNIASSNPSLLNQRSGHLFHASSLGESTQPTGHVTFDGYNHANYSQQSFPSYLGQPFQQYNMTSSYIRPMRSHHSDQSVWTNYGLAEPQPTTMGDGMPWGGRADHSFAASRLPPSIARNDFGRIF; encoded by the exons ATGGAGGAGCCTGGGAGAGAGGAGGACGCCGCGGGGCCGTCGTGGGCGCCGAGCAAGTCCACGGCGTTCCGGGCGTTCGCTGCCGCGGCGGGGGAGCGGACGGAGGCGTCGCCATCCGCCCTGGGTAATGGGGTTGCCGCCCACTTAAGCAACCTCCGCGCCGTCAGGAAGAGGCCT TTTGTTGCAAGATTAACCGCAGACATTGTCCGAACTTTTGAAAAATGCAATCTTGAGTTTAAGTACTCAGAGTCACTAAACCCCAAGAGCTTTCTCACCAATCCTGCAGTTGCTGTTCACAATGATGGCCTTGACAATGCAAATTCTGACCTCATCTTGTATGTCAACTTGGAACTGGTCGATAAAAAGTCAAGCCGGAG GTACGTTGTCCAAGAAATGCTTGGCCAAGGTACCTTTGGGCAGGTTGCAAAATGCTGGGATGCAAAAACCAACAATTATGTTGCAGTGAAGGTTATAAAAAACCAGCCTGCCTTTTACCAGCAGGCTATCATGGAGGTCTCGCTGTTGAGCATG ATATTGGACGCATTGGTTGTCATGAAAGATGCTGGCATTATTCATTGTGATCTAAAACCGGAAAATATCCTCATAGCTCCAAC TGTAAAAACAGCAGCTGGAGTGAAAGTAATTGATTTTGGATCAGCGTGCATAGAGGGTAAAACCATTTATTCATATATTCAG AGCCGTTATTACAGGTCTCCAGAAGTACTTCTTGGTTATCC ATATACAACTGCCATTGATATGTGGTCATTCGGCTGCATCGTTGCTGAACTGTATATAGGGTTGCCTTTATTTCCTGGAGCGTCGGAATATGATGTCCTTTGCCGTATGATTGAGATTCTTGG TGGGCAACCACCGGATGATCTGCTACGGGAGGCGAAAAACACTGGGAGATTTTTTAAACATGTTGGAAGTATCTATCCTGGTAGTGAGGCACGGAATGGCCCTGTCAGTGCATACAGAATACTAACCGAAGAGGAGATCGAAGCA AGGGAGTCCAAGAAGCCAAAGGTAGGGAGATGGTATTTCCCTCGCGGAAGGCTTGACAGACTCATATTTGCATACCCTTGGAAGAATTTGAGTGAGGAAAACATGCCAG AGACAGAAAAGGCAGACTGCTTAGCATTGGTTGATTTCTTGAGAGGACTTGTTGAGTTTGATCCTAATAAGCGCTGGTCACCGTTGCAG GCTTCATACCATCCATTCATTACCGGTGAAGCCTTCATTGGTCCTTACGAGCCTGTCCAGGAGACCCCAATAATT CCTGTTGGTCGTGCTGCAGTAGTTGATCACAATCCAGGAGGAGGTCACTTGCTAGGTGCCGGTCTTTCTCCTCAGGTT ATCGGAAGCATTAACAGATGCCTACGATTTGATAATGCTTTACAACCAAAGATGCCTTTTTCATATGGAAGCAGTTGTGGAAGCTATGGAAGCTATGATTTCAATAGTGTCAACATATATAATTCACCAATGGATCCTTCTGGGTTTAATTTACGTTCACAAGCTGGAGCATCATTTCTAGGATCTAGTCCGGATATTCGACGAAGACCTCATCTCTCACATGGTGGTGGCATTCAGTTAAGTCCTGGGGGTCTGGGGCCGATGTCTCTTGGGGCCAGTCCATCACAATTTACTCCACCACATTCCCAGATGCAAATCCCAACTGGTGCTAATGGAAAGTATGGTACGTCTCCAGCAAGAGGTGGTCATGGCTCCTCATTGGGAAAAGCTGCTGCTGTAGGACAATACAATAGAAGGAGGAATCAGGGTTATCCACCTATGTCAATGCCACCACATGAGCACACATCTCAACTGATCCAGGGACACCGAGATGTTATCAATGCTGCTCGCTTTGATGCATATGGTCGAGGAAATTCTGGCTACCTACACAATGCACTCCCTAATTCTGGTCATTTTAGTTGGAGACCGCAAAGAGGTGTTGGCAGTGGTTTACCTTTAGACCCTTCTTCTAGTCATGGCTCTTTTCCGCCCACCAATTACAATGGCTTTCCTACTCAACACTCCAATGTGCCAGCAGATACATTAGCCTCCACCTCGTCAATACCAGATCCAGCCGATTGGGATCCCAACTATAG TGATGAGTCACTCCTGCAAGAGGATCATCCACTGTCAGCTGAGTTAAGTAGTCTTCACCTGAGAGATGAAAGTGGTCAAACAAACAGATCTAGCAGATTGGCTCCTACCCAAAGTCATAATATTGCAAGTTCGAACCCTTCATTGTTGAATCAAAG AAGTGGACACCTGTTTCATGCATCATCACTCGGAGAGAGTACACAACCTACTGGTCATGTCACCTTTGATGGTTACAACCATGCAAATTATTCTCAGCAAAGTTTCCCAAGTTACCTTGGACAACCATTTCAGCAGTACAACATGACTTCCAGTTACATACGTCCGATGAGGTCCCACCACAGTGATCAGTCTGTCTGGACTAACTATGGCTTGGCAGAACCTCAACCCACTACTATGGGTGACGGAATGCCCTGGG GAGGGAGAGCTGATCACTCTTTTGCAGCAAGTAGACTGCCACCTTCCATTGCAAGAAATGATTTTGGGAGGATCTTTTAG
- the LOC133921438 gene encoding dual specificity protein kinase YAK1 homolog isoform X1 → MEEPGREEDAAGPSWAPSKSTAFRAFAAAAGERTEASPSALGNGVAAHLSNLRAVRKRPFVARLTADIVRTFEKCNLEFKYSESLNPKSFLTNPAVAVHNDGLDNANSDLILYVNLELVDKKSSRRYVVQEMLGQGTFGQVAKCWDAKTNNYVAVKVIKNQPAFYQQAIMEVSLLSMLNDKFDPDDQHHIVRMLDFFLCQNHLCIAFEMLGHNLYELLKRNSLRGLQMKYVRTFSRQILDALVVMKDAGIIHCDLKPENILIAPTVKTAAGVKVIDFGSACIEGKTIYSYIQSRYYRSPEVLLGYPYTTAIDMWSFGCIVAELYIGLPLFPGASEYDVLCRMIEILGGQPPDDLLREAKNTGRFFKHVGSIYPGSEARNGPVSAYRILTEEEIEARESKKPKVGRWYFPRGRLDRLIFAYPWKNLSEENMPETEKADCLALVDFLRGLVEFDPNKRWSPLQASYHPFITGEAFIGPYEPVQETPIIPVGRAAVVDHNPGGGHLLGAGLSPQVIGSINRCLRFDNALQPKMPFSYGSSCGSYGSYDFNSVNIYNSPMDPSGFNLRSQAGASFLGSSPDIRRRPHLSHGGGIQLSPGGLGPMSLGASPSQFTPPHSQMQIPTGANGKYGTSPARGGHGSSLGKAAAVGQYNRRRNQGYPPMSMPPHEHTSQLIQGHRDVINAARFDAYGRGNSGYLHNALPNSGHFSWRPQRGVGSGLPLDPSSSHGSFPPTNYNGFPTQHSNVPADTLASTSSIPDPADWDPNYSDESLLQEDHPLSAELSSLHLRDESGQTNRSSRLAPTQSHNIASSNPSLLNQRSGHLFHASSLGESTQPTGHVTFDGYNHANYSQQSFPSYLGQPFQQYNMTSSYIRPMRSHHSDQSVWTNYGLAEPQPTTMGDGMPWGGRADHSFAASRLPPSIARNDFGRIF, encoded by the exons ATGGAGGAGCCTGGGAGAGAGGAGGACGCCGCGGGGCCGTCGTGGGCGCCGAGCAAGTCCACGGCGTTCCGGGCGTTCGCTGCCGCGGCGGGGGAGCGGACGGAGGCGTCGCCATCCGCCCTGGGTAATGGGGTTGCCGCCCACTTAAGCAACCTCCGCGCCGTCAGGAAGAGGCCT TTTGTTGCAAGATTAACCGCAGACATTGTCCGAACTTTTGAAAAATGCAATCTTGAGTTTAAGTACTCAGAGTCACTAAACCCCAAGAGCTTTCTCACCAATCCTGCAGTTGCTGTTCACAATGATGGCCTTGACAATGCAAATTCTGACCTCATCTTGTATGTCAACTTGGAACTGGTCGATAAAAAGTCAAGCCGGAG GTACGTTGTCCAAGAAATGCTTGGCCAAGGTACCTTTGGGCAGGTTGCAAAATGCTGGGATGCAAAAACCAACAATTATGTTGCAGTGAAGGTTATAAAAAACCAGCCTGCCTTTTACCAGCAGGCTATCATGGAGGTCTCGCTGTTGAGCATG tTAAACGACAAATTTGATCCTGATGATCAACACCATATTGTCCGGATGCTGGATTTTTTTCTCTGCCAAAATCATTTGTGTATAGCCTTTGAAATGCTTGGTCACAACCT atatgaGCTGTTGAAAAGGAATAGCTTAAGAGGTTTGCAAATGAAATATGTCCGAACTTTCTCAAGACAG ATATTGGACGCATTGGTTGTCATGAAAGATGCTGGCATTATTCATTGTGATCTAAAACCGGAAAATATCCTCATAGCTCCAAC TGTAAAAACAGCAGCTGGAGTGAAAGTAATTGATTTTGGATCAGCGTGCATAGAGGGTAAAACCATTTATTCATATATTCAG AGCCGTTATTACAGGTCTCCAGAAGTACTTCTTGGTTATCC ATATACAACTGCCATTGATATGTGGTCATTCGGCTGCATCGTTGCTGAACTGTATATAGGGTTGCCTTTATTTCCTGGAGCGTCGGAATATGATGTCCTTTGCCGTATGATTGAGATTCTTGG TGGGCAACCACCGGATGATCTGCTACGGGAGGCGAAAAACACTGGGAGATTTTTTAAACATGTTGGAAGTATCTATCCTGGTAGTGAGGCACGGAATGGCCCTGTCAGTGCATACAGAATACTAACCGAAGAGGAGATCGAAGCA AGGGAGTCCAAGAAGCCAAAGGTAGGGAGATGGTATTTCCCTCGCGGAAGGCTTGACAGACTCATATTTGCATACCCTTGGAAGAATTTGAGTGAGGAAAACATGCCAG AGACAGAAAAGGCAGACTGCTTAGCATTGGTTGATTTCTTGAGAGGACTTGTTGAGTTTGATCCTAATAAGCGCTGGTCACCGTTGCAG GCTTCATACCATCCATTCATTACCGGTGAAGCCTTCATTGGTCCTTACGAGCCTGTCCAGGAGACCCCAATAATT CCTGTTGGTCGTGCTGCAGTAGTTGATCACAATCCAGGAGGAGGTCACTTGCTAGGTGCCGGTCTTTCTCCTCAGGTT ATCGGAAGCATTAACAGATGCCTACGATTTGATAATGCTTTACAACCAAAGATGCCTTTTTCATATGGAAGCAGTTGTGGAAGCTATGGAAGCTATGATTTCAATAGTGTCAACATATATAATTCACCAATGGATCCTTCTGGGTTTAATTTACGTTCACAAGCTGGAGCATCATTTCTAGGATCTAGTCCGGATATTCGACGAAGACCTCATCTCTCACATGGTGGTGGCATTCAGTTAAGTCCTGGGGGTCTGGGGCCGATGTCTCTTGGGGCCAGTCCATCACAATTTACTCCACCACATTCCCAGATGCAAATCCCAACTGGTGCTAATGGAAAGTATGGTACGTCTCCAGCAAGAGGTGGTCATGGCTCCTCATTGGGAAAAGCTGCTGCTGTAGGACAATACAATAGAAGGAGGAATCAGGGTTATCCACCTATGTCAATGCCACCACATGAGCACACATCTCAACTGATCCAGGGACACCGAGATGTTATCAATGCTGCTCGCTTTGATGCATATGGTCGAGGAAATTCTGGCTACCTACACAATGCACTCCCTAATTCTGGTCATTTTAGTTGGAGACCGCAAAGAGGTGTTGGCAGTGGTTTACCTTTAGACCCTTCTTCTAGTCATGGCTCTTTTCCGCCCACCAATTACAATGGCTTTCCTACTCAACACTCCAATGTGCCAGCAGATACATTAGCCTCCACCTCGTCAATACCAGATCCAGCCGATTGGGATCCCAACTATAG TGATGAGTCACTCCTGCAAGAGGATCATCCACTGTCAGCTGAGTTAAGTAGTCTTCACCTGAGAGATGAAAGTGGTCAAACAAACAGATCTAGCAGATTGGCTCCTACCCAAAGTCATAATATTGCAAGTTCGAACCCTTCATTGTTGAATCAAAG AAGTGGACACCTGTTTCATGCATCATCACTCGGAGAGAGTACACAACCTACTGGTCATGTCACCTTTGATGGTTACAACCATGCAAATTATTCTCAGCAAAGTTTCCCAAGTTACCTTGGACAACCATTTCAGCAGTACAACATGACTTCCAGTTACATACGTCCGATGAGGTCCCACCACAGTGATCAGTCTGTCTGGACTAACTATGGCTTGGCAGAACCTCAACCCACTACTATGGGTGACGGAATGCCCTGGG GAGGGAGAGCTGATCACTCTTTTGCAGCAAGTAGACTGCCACCTTCCATTGCAAGAAATGATTTTGGGAGGATCTTTTAG